CGGCGCGCACGGCTACCTCATCGGCGAGTTCCTCTCCCCGCACAGCAACCACCGCACGGACGCGTACGGCGGCTCCTTCGAGAACCGGACCCGCCTCGCCCTGGAGGTCGTCGACGCCGTCCGGGCCGTCTGGCCCGAGGAGCTGCCCGTCCTCTTCCGGATCTCCGCCACCGACTGGCTGGAGGAGCAGGGCTGGACGGCCGACGAGACCGTACGCTTCGCCGCGCTGCTCCGCGAGCACGGCGTCGACCTCCTCGACGTCTCCAGCGGCGGCAACGGCGGACCGGCCCGGATCCCGGTGGGCCCCGGCTACCAGGTGCCCTTCGCCGCCCGCGTCAAGGCGGAGACCGGGCTGCCGGTCGCCGCGGTCGGCCTGATCACCGAGAGCGAGCAGGCCGAGAAGATCCTCGCCAACGGCGAGGCCGACGCGGTCCTCCTCGGCCGCGAGCTGCTGCGCGACGCCTCCTGGCCGCGCCGTGCCGCCCGCGAACTGGGCGCGACGACCCCGGCGCCGTCGCAGTACGCCTGGGCGATCTGACCGGAGGGGCGGCGGGACGGGGTCCGTCCCGGCGGGTTTCCCGCCCCCGCCCGTCGGGCCGGGCGCCCCGGTGCGTCCTCCGGTGCCGGGCCGGGGTGTCTGCGGGGGCCGTTGTCAGTGGGTGGGTGCAGACTGGCCCGTATCCGCGACAACGGCGTCCTGGAGGTGGCAGCCATGCCCGACGTACTCCTCACCGTAGGCACCCGCAAGGGTCTCTTCATCGGCCGGCGACACGACGGACGGTGGGAGTTCGACGATCCCGCCTTCCCCGCGCAGGCGGTGTACTCCGTCGCCATCGACACGCGGCGGCCGGCCCCACGACTGCTCGTGGGCGGGGACAGCGCCCACTGGGGCCCCTCCGTGTTCCACTCCGACGACCTCGGCAGGAGCTGGACCGAACCGGCCCGGCCGGCGGTGAAGTTCCCCGAGGACACCGGAGCCTCCCTGGAGCGCGTCTGGCAGTTGCACCCGGCCCCGGAGCACTCCCCCGACGTCGTGTACGCGGGGACGGAGCCGGCCGCGCTCTTCCGCTCGGCGGACGGCGGCGAGTCCTTCGAGCTCGTCCGCCCGCTCTGGGAGCACCCGACGCGCTCGAAGTGGGTGCCCGGTGGAGGCGGCGAGGCCGTGCACACGGTCGTCACCGACCCGCGCGACCCGGACGCGCTGACCGTGGCGGTGTCGACCGCGGGCGTGTTCCGGTCGCGGGACGGCGGGGCCGCGTGGGCGCCGTCCAACCAGGGGGTGTCCGCCGTGTTCCTGCCCGACCCGAACCCCGAGTTCGGGCAGTGCGTCCACAAGATCGCCCAGGACGCGGGCGACCGGGACCGGCTGTACCTCCAGAACCACTGGGGGGTCTTCCGGAGCGACGACGCGGGCGCGAGCTGGACCGACATCGGCTCGGGGCTCCCCTCCGACTTCGGGTTCGCGATCGCCGCGCACCCGCACCGCCCCGACACCGCCTACGTCTTCCCGATCACCGCCGACTCCGACCGGGTGCCGGCCGGCCACCGCTGCCGCGTCTACCGCACGAGGGACGCGGGCGAGACCTGGGAGCCGCTGTCCCGCGGCCTGCCCGGGAGCGACCACTACGGCACGGTGCTGCGGGACGCGCTGTGCACGGATGACGCGGACCCGGCGGGCGTCTACTTCGGCAACCGGAACGGCGAGCTGTACGCGAGCGACGACGACGGGGACAGCTGGCAGCTGCTCGCGGAGCATCTGCCGGACGTGCTGTGTGTGCGGGCGGCGGTGATCTGACGGAATCCGAGATTCCGCCGAGCGGGGTCAAGTACCCGTGACGGAAGGGGAGTTCGTTCGCACGGGCATGCGATCATGGGCGCGCCTCCCGGCCGTCGGCCGGGCTTTCCCGATTGCAGAGGACCATGAAGCTCAGCCCGTTCTCCCACGTCCGCCGCGGCCTGCTCGTGCTCGCGGCCACCATCGGCATGCTCTTCGGATTCACGGCCGCACCCGCGCAGGCCCAGGACCTCGTCCTGGACGGCGTCTTCGAGCTCCAGCCGCTGCACACCTCCGGCAAGTGCCTGGAGGTCGCCGACTGGAGCACGAACGACGGCGCCGCCGTCCGTCAGTGGGACTGCACCCACAAGCCGAACCAGCAGTGGGCGCGGTACTACGCACCGGGGTCCTCGACCGGCCCGTACTGGTACGTGAACATGAACAGCGGCAAGTGCCTGGAGATCCGCGACTGGGGCACCTACAACGGGGCCGTCGCCGACCAGTGGGGCTGCCACTACGGCGCCAACCAGACCTGGTACGGGAACTCGGGCATGATCTACCCGGACTTCACCTACGCCTCCAGCAAGTGCCTGGAGATCGCCGACTGGCGCACCGACAACGGCGCCCCGGCGCGTCTGTGGGACTGCACCTACCAGCCGAACCAGAAGTTCTACTTCAAGCGGGTCTGACCCCCGCCACCGGGGCGCCGGTCCGTCCGGCGCCCCTCCGGGCTCAGGGCAGGCGCCAGTCCACCGGCTGGGCGCCCATGCCGAGGAGCATCTCGTTCGCCCGGCTGAAGGGGCGGGAGCCGAAGAAGCCCCGGTCCGCCGACATCGGGGACGGGTGCGCGGACTCGACCGCCGGCAGGTTGCCGAGGAGCGGGCGGGCCCTGCGGGCGTCACTGCCCCAGAGGATCGACACCAGGGGCTTGCCGCGGGCGGCCAGCGCACGGATGGCCTGCTCGGTGACCTCCTCCCAGCCCTTGCCCCGGTGCGCGCCCGCCTTGCGCGGGGCCGTGGTCAGCGCCCTGTTGAGCAGGAGCACGCCCTGCTCGGTCCAGGGCGTGAGGTCGCCGTTCGACGGGCGGGGCAGGCCGAGGTCGGTGTGCAGCTCGCGGAAGATGTTCTCCAGGCTCGGCGGCAGCGAGCGGACCTCCGGGGCGACCGAGAAGCTGAGCCCCATCGGCATCCCCGGTGTGTGATAGGGGTCCTGACCCACGATCAGCACCCGCACCTCGTCGAAGGGCTGCTGGAAGGCCCGCAGCACGTTCGGCCCGGAGGGCAGGTATGTCCGGCCCGCGGCGATCTCGCCCCGCAGAAAGTCACCCATCGCGGCGACACGCTCCGCGACGGGGCTCAGAGCCTCCGCCCAGCCGGGCTCCACCAGTTCGTTCAAGGGTCGCGCTGTCACGGTCCGTCACTCTACCGGCCTACATTGAATCCTCCCCTCCCTGGAGGGAGGGATTCCCCACCTTCCAGGGCCGATATGGGGATTTCTGGCTCACGCTGCCGGGCGAGGCAGCCCCACGCCCGGACTTCCACGATCAGCACCAGCCGGGTCGAGACCGGCCCGGACCAGCATCACGCGGGCGGAGTTCTTGTCCCTGAGGGACACGGCTCCGCACGCGGTGCAGGCATACGTTCGCTCGGAAAGCGGGCGAGCTTCTGCGCCGCGGTCTTGCCGTGCTGGGCATGGGGAAGGTCGTGAGCGTCGGATGTGGTAGTCGCGGTCTCCTTCACGCCCCAGTCGATCCCGATCACACGACCGGGCAACCGGTCTCTGATGTCCTTCTGCGCCTTGGCTCGGGCCTTGCCGAAGTCACGTACGACCTGCTGCTGAGGAACCGAGGACCCGTCACGCAGCCATGCGGTGCGCCTGCGGGCATCGGTCAGCATCTTGTCCAGCTCGGCCGGGCCACAGGTCCGCTTCTCACCAGTGGCTTTGTTGTGCAGGTGTACGGCCCTGGACTTCGCGACGGCCTCGTTCCAGATCCACCGGCACCGGTCCCATTCGCCCATCAGGGCAGTGCGAGCCGTGGACGACACGCGCAGCCGGAAGTTCCACCGAGCTTGCCCGGAATCCCCCGTCTGCGCTTCCTCCGCCATGGGAAGCAACCTACGGAGACCGACCGACAATTGAGAGTAAGTCATCTCAAGCGAATGGCCCACGACCGCATGCGGCATATAATGCCCCGCCCTGACGCCGAAATGACCACCGCTCCCCTGGTCCGCAGAAGTCCGATTCCCATCGGGCCCGAAGGCCGGGACATCTTCGGAGGTATCTGATGAACGAACTCTCCGAGGGCCTTGTCGTCGGCGTCGACTCCGGTGGGTCGGGGCTTCGGGTCGCGCTGGCCGAGGCCGCGGGCGGGGAGGTCCTCGACAGCCGTGCCTCACGCGAACCGGTGCGCACCGGTCCCGACGGGATCTCCGCCGAGCATTTCCTGGAGCAGGTCCTGCCCGCCGTCCGGGCCCTCAGGAAGACCTTCCGCGCGCGGCCGGTCGTCGCCGTGGCCGTGGGCGCCGCCGGGATGGCGACCCTCGGGGACGAGCTGCGGGCCGTGCTCCCGGGTGCCTTCGCGGAGGCCTGGGGGGTGCGCCGGGTCGCCCTCGCGGCCGACGCGGTCACCGCGTACGCCGGTGCGCTCGGGCAGCGGCCCGGCGTCGTCGTCGCGGGCGGTACGGGGCTGATCGCGCTCGGCACGGATCTGACGTCCTGGCGGCGGGCCGACGGCTGGGGGCATCTGCTCGGCGACTGCGGCAGCGGCGCCTGGATCGGCCGGGCGGGCCTGGAGGCGGCGATGCGCGCGCACGACGGGCGGCGCGGGGGTTCGGCGGCGCTCCTGGCCCGGGCCGAGAAGCTCTTCGGGCCGGCGGCCGGACTGCCGGGCGTGCTCTACCCGCGTACGGACCGTCCCGCGGCGCTCGCCTCCTTCGCGCCGGCGGTGCGGGACTGCGCCGAGGCGGATCCCGTGGCGGCGGGCATCCTCGCGCGGGCCGGGACGCACATCGCCGAGGCAGCCGAGGCCGTCTGCCCGGTGGAGCCGGGTGCCCTGGTGGCCCTCACCGGCGGGCTCTTCAAGTTGGGCGAGCCCCTGCTCGCACCGCTCCGGTCCGCCCTCGGGGAGCGGCTGCCGCAGGCCCGGACGGTGCAGCCGGTGGGGGATCCGCTCGGCGGGGCGGTCGCCCTCGCCCGCGCACTCGCCACGGACACGCTGCGCCTGCCGGAACACCCCTCTCTGCTCTGCCAGTTCGGCCTCGGGCCGGCCTAGGCGGAGCCGTCCACCCAGGTGGGAGGCGGGACGCCGGGGCGGGGCCGGGCCCGGACGGCGCTGCGGAGGAAGGGAAGCGGAATCGGATCGGGGGCGGAAGCGAAAGGGCTACGGAACGGAAGTCGGACCCCAGAGCGGACATAGAGGGGCAGAAGGCACGTGAGTGCACCTCAGCCGACGGCGCGGCGGGCGAAACCAGTAGCATGCGGCGCCATGAGCTCCCCCACTGGGCCTGCTTCCGGCCTGCCTGTACGAATGCCTCGACCCCGCCAGTCCGGGCGGCACCGTCGCCCCGAACCCGCGGCGGCGCCCGAGGGCGCTCCCGCACTGGTTCTCGCCGTGCCCGGCGCGCCGTCCGCCGCCATACGCTCGCTGGCCGAAGAGGTCGTGAGCATCGCCCGCTCCGAGCTGCCCGGCCTGGAGGCCGCGATCGGCTTCCTGGAGGGCGACGACACCGAGTACCCGTCGCTCGCGACCGTCCTCACGGCGACCGAGACGCTGCGCACCGAGCGGTACGAGCTGGCGCTGGCCGCCGGCCGTGAGGCCGCCGTCCCGACGGGCCCGGCCGCGGTCGTCGTCCCGCTCCTCGCGGGCCCGGACAGCGCCCAGATGCGCCAGGTCCGCCAGGCGCTGATGGACGGCGGCAACACCGCCGAGCTGACCGACGTGCTCGGCCCGCACCCGCTGCTCGCCGAGGCGCTGCACGTGCGTCTCTCCGAGGCCG
This is a stretch of genomic DNA from Streptomyces sp. R44. It encodes these proteins:
- a CDS encoding uracil-DNA glycosylase, producing the protein MTARPLNELVEPGWAEALSPVAERVAAMGDFLRGEIAAGRTYLPSGPNVLRAFQQPFDEVRVLIVGQDPYHTPGMPMGLSFSVAPEVRSLPPSLENIFRELHTDLGLPRPSNGDLTPWTEQGVLLLNRALTTAPRKAGAHRGKGWEEVTEQAIRALAARGKPLVSILWGSDARRARPLLGNLPAVESAHPSPMSADRGFFGSRPFSRANEMLLGMGAQPVDWRLP
- a CDS encoding sirohydrochlorin chelatase, which produces MSSPTGPASGLPVRMPRPRQSGRHRRPEPAAAPEGAPALVLAVPGAPSAAIRSLAEEVVSIARSELPGLEAAIGFLEGDDTEYPSLATVLTATETLRTERYELALAAGREAAVPTGPAAVVVPLLAGPDSAQMRQVRQALMDGGNTAELTDVLGPHPLLAEALHVRLSEAGLARADRARLFTVATAADGIILATVGGEEAVQAAGITGMLLAARLAVPVMAAALDQEGSIASVAEQLRAAGAEQLALAPYLIGPELADGLLDEASKESGCAAAEPLGAYPAIGKLVLSQYTAALGIPPQQPQGAPSL
- a CDS encoding WD40/YVTN/BNR-like repeat-containing protein gives rise to the protein MPDVLLTVGTRKGLFIGRRHDGRWEFDDPAFPAQAVYSVAIDTRRPAPRLLVGGDSAHWGPSVFHSDDLGRSWTEPARPAVKFPEDTGASLERVWQLHPAPEHSPDVVYAGTEPAALFRSADGGESFELVRPLWEHPTRSKWVPGGGGEAVHTVVTDPRDPDALTVAVSTAGVFRSRDGGAAWAPSNQGVSAVFLPDPNPEFGQCVHKIAQDAGDRDRLYLQNHWGVFRSDDAGASWTDIGSGLPSDFGFAIAAHPHRPDTAYVFPITADSDRVPAGHRCRVYRTRDAGETWEPLSRGLPGSDHYGTVLRDALCTDDADPAGVYFGNRNGELYASDDDGDSWQLLAEHLPDVLCVRAAVI
- a CDS encoding RICIN domain-containing protein, whose product is MKLSPFSHVRRGLLVLAATIGMLFGFTAAPAQAQDLVLDGVFELQPLHTSGKCLEVADWSTNDGAAVRQWDCTHKPNQQWARYYAPGSSTGPYWYVNMNSGKCLEIRDWGTYNGAVADQWGCHYGANQTWYGNSGMIYPDFTYASSKCLEIADWRTDNGAPARLWDCTYQPNQKFYFKRV
- a CDS encoding N-acetylglucosamine kinase, which gives rise to MNELSEGLVVGVDSGGSGLRVALAEAAGGEVLDSRASREPVRTGPDGISAEHFLEQVLPAVRALRKTFRARPVVAVAVGAAGMATLGDELRAVLPGAFAEAWGVRRVALAADAVTAYAGALGQRPGVVVAGGTGLIALGTDLTSWRRADGWGHLLGDCGSGAWIGRAGLEAAMRAHDGRRGGSAALLARAEKLFGPAAGLPGVLYPRTDRPAALASFAPAVRDCAEADPVAAGILARAGTHIAEAAEAVCPVEPGALVALTGGLFKLGEPLLAPLRSALGERLPQARTVQPVGDPLGGAVALARALATDTLRLPEHPSLLCQFGLGPA